From a single Kitasatospora sp. NBC_00458 genomic region:
- a CDS encoding serine/threonine-protein kinase has product MTADTPTDASSPLPPVFQPLHPDDPREVGGYRLFARLGAGGMGRVYLSYTPGGRPVALKVVRPEFAEDGEFRRRFAQEVSNAQRIHGLYTAQVIDSGGLDGDAPWLVTAYVPGPSLQQVVRENGALPVRTVLLLMGGIAEALQAIHSVEVVHRDLKPANVLVAGDGPRVIDFGIARAADATALTGTGYRIGSPAFMSPEQAQGRPVTPATDVFALGALAAYVAAGSAPFGDGPDTAVLYRVVHEQADLDGVPAGLRELILRCLAKSPEDRPRPAEIIDIARNHPVVGGQLRFSDDWLPRQVNTEITRRSDLPKTPPTPLPAAPTLPPAPAGPPTAPPQPATGPTLPGGAPAFGPPSGYGPTQPATPPPGFAPTAPGSGYGPTQPGTPPPGFVPPALGAYGTAQPPTEAPTGPVLSAPPTVQLRQEPPSYDTPPPGPVVTDTAAAAPEPKRKGGVSWKVLLTVALVMALGGTAGGVVLMEKMKKDDDRSSSAQSGAGASQPAPAPTTPAETAPSTPAAASSPKATSSPSAASSPVSAAPLPASSGAGVTAPARPTGYQPVIDKKPLSIPAAEYSSDAYRIDLTTGNVVPRGSDLKWGLGLSRESTSSGSRADSFASSGDSKSDFAVITEATVSPEQCAVAIDSRPDTDLTFNRVTPGRLLCIRDRVTRNIAIAAVEVADATTGAAKVTLSTWRAS; this is encoded by the coding sequence ATGACCGCCGACACGCCAACGGACGCCTCCTCACCGCTCCCGCCGGTCTTCCAGCCGCTGCACCCGGACGACCCGAGGGAGGTCGGCGGCTACCGGCTGTTCGCCCGGCTCGGGGCCGGCGGCATGGGCCGGGTCTACCTCTCGTACACGCCCGGCGGTCGGCCGGTGGCGCTCAAGGTGGTCCGCCCGGAGTTCGCCGAGGACGGCGAGTTCCGCCGCCGCTTCGCGCAGGAGGTCTCCAACGCCCAGCGGATCCACGGGCTCTACACCGCGCAGGTGATCGACTCCGGCGGCCTGGACGGCGACGCCCCCTGGCTGGTCACCGCGTACGTCCCCGGCCCCTCGCTCCAGCAGGTCGTCCGCGAGAACGGCGCGCTGCCGGTCCGCACCGTGCTGCTGCTGATGGGCGGCATCGCCGAGGCCCTCCAGGCGATCCACAGCGTCGAGGTGGTCCACCGCGACCTCAAGCCGGCCAACGTGCTGGTGGCCGGGGACGGCCCGCGGGTGATCGACTTCGGCATCGCCCGGGCCGCCGACGCCACCGCGCTCACCGGCACCGGCTACCGGATCGGCTCGCCCGCCTTCATGTCCCCCGAGCAGGCCCAGGGCCGCCCGGTCACCCCGGCCACCGACGTGTTCGCACTCGGCGCGCTGGCCGCGTACGTGGCCGCCGGCTCCGCGCCGTTCGGGGACGGCCCGGACACCGCCGTGCTCTACCGGGTGGTGCACGAGCAGGCCGACCTGGACGGCGTCCCGGCCGGCCTGCGCGAGCTGATCCTGCGCTGCCTGGCCAAGTCCCCCGAGGACCGGCCCCGGCCCGCCGAGATCATCGACATCGCCCGCAACCACCCGGTGGTCGGCGGCCAGCTGCGGTTCTCCGACGACTGGCTGCCCCGCCAGGTCAACACCGAGATCACCCGCCGCTCCGACCTCCCGAAGACGCCGCCGACCCCGCTGCCGGCCGCTCCCACCCTCCCCCCGGCCCCGGCCGGACCGCCGACCGCGCCGCCGCAGCCCGCCACCGGACCGACCCTCCCGGGCGGCGCGCCGGCCTTCGGCCCGCCCTCCGGCTACGGGCCCACCCAGCCGGCCACCCCGCCGCCCGGGTTCGCCCCCACCGCGCCCGGCTCCGGCTACGGCCCGACCCAGCCCGGCACCCCGCCGCCCGGCTTCGTCCCGCCCGCGCTCGGCGCGTACGGCACCGCGCAGCCGCCCACCGAGGCGCCCACCGGTCCGGTGCTCTCCGCGCCGCCGACCGTCCAGCTCCGCCAGGAGCCGCCGTCCTACGACACCCCGCCGCCCGGGCCGGTGGTGACCGACACCGCGGCGGCCGCGCCGGAGCCGAAGCGCAAGGGCGGCGTCTCCTGGAAGGTGCTGCTGACCGTCGCCCTGGTGATGGCGCTCGGCGGCACCGCGGGCGGCGTCGTGCTGATGGAGAAGATGAAGAAGGACGACGACAGGTCGAGCAGCGCGCAGAGCGGCGCGGGGGCGTCCCAGCCCGCCCCCGCGCCGACCACCCCGGCCGAGACCGCGCCGAGCACCCCGGCCGCCGCCTCGTCTCCGAAGGCCACGTCGAGCCCGTCCGCGGCCTCCTCGCCGGTCAGCGCCGCGCCCCTGCCGGCCTCCTCCGGCGCCGGGGTCACCGCCCCGGCCCGGCCGACCGGCTACCAGCCGGTGATCGACAAGAAGCCGCTGTCGATCCCGGCCGCCGAGTACTCCAGCGACGCCTACCGGATCGACCTGACCACGGGCAACGTCGTGCCGCGCGGCTCCGACCTGAAGTGGGGGCTCGGCCTGAGCCGGGAGTCCACCTCCAGCGGCAGCCGGGCCGACTCCTTCGCCAGCTCCGGCGACAGCAAGTCGGACTTCGCGGTCATCACCGAGGCGACCGTCTCCCCCGAGCAGTGCGCGGTGGCGATCGACTCCCGGCCGGACACCGACCTGACCTTCAACCGGGTCACCCCGGGCCGGCTGCTCTGCATCCGCGACCGCGTCACCCGCAACATCGCCATCGCCGCGGTCGAGGTCGCGGACGCCACCACCGGTGCGGCCAAGGTGACCCTGTCCACCTGGCGCGCCAGCTGA
- a CDS encoding DUF4097 family beta strand repeat-containing protein, translating into MSQWTVEGPDRITIEDEVRTLQVRTVDGTVNVVAAEGPARLEVTELKGEPLHVTLVDGVLTVTYKDLSSWNEFGDVLKSVDSVKGFFSSFKHKRTAAVTLTVPAGTEVKVGTVSAATTVSGFTAHVSAQTASADVTLVGLTGRTDANTVTGDVDAQSVAGQLKLKTVSGQLTVVAGTADKVSVNAVTGAVTLDLAAATPTEIKVTTVSGPVGIRLPSLADTKVEAGTTSGDLSSSFEQLKVAGSWGTKRLSGQLGDGKGSLSVTTVSGAVTVLHRPDAEEDAQVVVRELPAADLTKGPDLTKEA; encoded by the coding sequence ATGAGCCAGTGGACGGTCGAGGGACCCGACAGGATCACCATCGAGGACGAGGTCCGGACCCTCCAGGTGCGGACCGTCGACGGCACGGTCAACGTGGTCGCCGCCGAGGGACCGGCCCGCCTGGAGGTCACCGAGCTCAAGGGCGAGCCGCTGCACGTCACCCTCGTCGACGGCGTGCTCACCGTCACCTACAAGGACCTCAGCAGCTGGAACGAGTTCGGCGACGTCCTCAAGTCGGTCGACTCGGTGAAGGGCTTCTTCTCCTCGTTCAAGCACAAGCGGACCGCCGCGGTCACCCTGACCGTGCCCGCCGGCACCGAGGTCAAGGTCGGCACCGTCTCGGCCGCGACGACGGTCTCCGGCTTCACCGCGCACGTCTCGGCGCAGACCGCCAGCGCCGACGTCACCCTGGTCGGCCTGACCGGCCGCACCGACGCCAACACCGTCACCGGCGACGTCGACGCCCAGTCGGTGGCCGGCCAGCTCAAGCTGAAGACCGTCTCCGGCCAGCTCACCGTGGTCGCCGGCACCGCCGACAAGGTTTCGGTCAACGCCGTCACCGGCGCGGTCACCCTGGACCTCGCCGCCGCCACCCCGACCGAGATCAAGGTCACCACGGTCAGCGGCCCGGTCGGCATCCGGCTCCCGTCGCTCGCCGACACCAAGGTCGAGGCCGGCACCACCAGCGGCGACCTCTCCTCCTCCTTCGAGCAGCTCAAGGTCGCCGGCTCCTGGGGCACCAAGCGGCTCTCCGGCCAGCTCGGCGACGGCAAGGGCAGCCTCTCGGTGACCACCGTCTCCGGCGCGGTGACCGTGCTGCACCGGCCCGACGCCGAGGAGGACGCCCAGGTGGTGGTCCGGGAACTGCCGGCCGCCGACCTCACCAAGGGCCCCGACCTCACCAAGGAGGCCTGA
- a CDS encoding PadR family transcriptional regulator — MTPVFGHGRLRLYLLKLLDEAPRHGYEVIRLLEERFQGLYAPSAGTVYPRLAKLEQEGLVAHSTEGGRKVYRLTDAGRAELEARQGELDDLELEIHDSVTQLAGAIREDVRDSAKDLREQLWGAAKQARRSGPGAPEADGDGNGGGTGEGSPWSGPWSDKEAWQRAKEEFAEFKRQARDQAKRAKEQEKAAKAKAKAAEEEARRLREQSRAARTAAQQEALRIKRRVEQQVRDHAARGDWPTGLAEGLSELTKGLAGLADAARWGHPAEERTDESAGERTGRAGRAGRTADRAAEKVTVTRIDLDDEESAGAAPADLPGWAATDPAGDPARELERLLDRFRDQVRDAARDGGVGPDRLAEARTVLAAAGERLKRLLG, encoded by the coding sequence ATGACGCCCGTCTTCGGCCACGGCCGGCTCCGCCTCTACCTGCTCAAGCTGCTGGACGAGGCACCGCGGCACGGCTACGAGGTGATCCGCCTGCTGGAGGAGCGGTTCCAGGGCCTGTACGCGCCCTCGGCCGGCACCGTCTACCCGCGGCTCGCCAAGCTGGAGCAGGAGGGCCTGGTCGCCCACAGCACCGAGGGCGGCCGCAAGGTCTACCGGCTCACCGACGCCGGCCGGGCCGAGCTGGAGGCCCGGCAGGGCGAGCTGGACGACCTGGAGCTGGAGATCCACGACTCGGTGACCCAGCTCGCCGGGGCGATCCGAGAAGACGTCCGGGACAGCGCCAAGGACCTTCGCGAGCAGCTGTGGGGCGCCGCGAAGCAGGCCCGGCGGAGCGGGCCCGGAGCCCCGGAGGCGGACGGGGACGGGAACGGGGGCGGCACCGGGGAGGGCAGCCCGTGGTCCGGGCCGTGGAGCGACAAGGAGGCCTGGCAGCGCGCCAAGGAGGAGTTCGCCGAGTTCAAGCGGCAGGCCAGGGACCAGGCCAAGCGGGCCAAGGAGCAGGAGAAGGCCGCCAAGGCCAAGGCCAAGGCGGCCGAGGAGGAGGCCCGCCGGCTGCGCGAGCAGTCCCGGGCGGCCCGCACGGCGGCGCAGCAGGAGGCGCTGCGGATCAAGCGCCGGGTGGAGCAGCAGGTCCGCGACCACGCCGCGCGCGGTGACTGGCCGACCGGACTGGCCGAGGGGCTCTCCGAGCTGACCAAGGGCCTGGCCGGGCTCGCCGACGCGGCCCGCTGGGGCCACCCCGCCGAGGAGCGGACCGACGAGTCGGCCGGGGAGCGGACCGGACGCGCCGGGCGCGCCGGGCGGACCGCCGACCGGGCGGCCGAGAAGGTCACCGTCACCCGGATCGACCTCGACGACGAGGAGTCGGCCGGCGCGGCCCCGGCCGACCTGCCCGGGTGGGCGGCCACCGACCCGGCCGGGGACCCGGCCCGGGAGCTGGAGCGGCTGCTCGACCGGTTCCGCGACCAGGTCCGCGACGCGGCCCGGGACGGCGGCGTCGGCCCCGACCGGCTGGCCGAGGCCCGTACGGTGCTGGCCGCCGCCGGCGAGCGGCTGAAGCGCCTGCTGGGCTGA
- a CDS encoding DUF6104 family protein has translation MYFTDRGIEELESRRGDEEVTFGWLAERLREFVDLNPDFEIPVERLATWLARLDDEDDE, from the coding sequence GTGTACTTCACCGACCGCGGCATCGAGGAGCTGGAGAGCCGGCGCGGCGACGAGGAGGTCACCTTCGGGTGGCTGGCCGAGCGCCTGCGCGAGTTCGTCGACCTCAACCCGGACTTCGAGATCCCGGTCGAGCGGCTGGCCACCTGGCTGGCCCGGCTCGACGACGAGGACGACGAGTGA